CTGCGACCTCGCCGGGGTGTGGGTCGACCCGGACACCGGCGACTGGTACGGCCTGGTGCACAACGAGTTCACCCCGCAGCCCTTCGGCGACGGCCTGCACTACGACGCGATCGACTACACGGTGTCCAAGGACCAGGGCAAGACCTGGGACATCAAGAGCCACGTGATCACCTCCCCGTACAGCACCACCCGGGACGACAACACCGCGTTCCCCCAGGACACCTTCGACTACGGCGACGGCGACCAGCGCCTGTACGTGGACACCGCCTCGGGCTACTTCTACGTCTACTACGGCTCGCGGATCCTCAACAAGGGCGGCGGCTGGGTAGCCTTCCACGAGCACGTGGCCCGCGCCCCGATCTCCTCGAAGATGGCGCCCGGCTCCTGGCAGAAGTGGTACAACGGCGCCTGGACCCAGCCCGGCGTGGGCGGCCAGGAGAGCAACATGGTCCCGGTCGGCTCCGGCAGCACCACCGGCTACACCCCGGTGTCCGGCGAGTACGACCCGAGGAACACCGGCACCGCGGCCCAGCAGATCGCGGCCGGCACGATGCCCGCGACGTCGCCGCTGTTCGTCATGGACATCACGTACAACGCCTACCTGGGGCTGTACATCGGTGAACCGCAAGCCGTGACCCAGGACGGCACGTCGCCGCAGTACCTCTACGCGACCGACGACCTCTCCACCCAGAAGTGGTACCCGATCGGCGACACCGGCAGCTACCACACCGCATCCTGGTACCGCTGGTTCCTCGACAGCGCGAACAAGACGAACAACACGATCGTCGGCAAGTCCTTCCGCTCCTACTGCTCCTTCGAGTGCTCGAAGAAGGCCGACGGCAAGACCTCCGGCGGCGAGTACGTCGACCTCACCATCAACCCCTCCTCCCCCGCCGCGGCGCCGGTCGACCCGACCAAGACCTACCGGATCGCCAACGGCAACAGCCGGCTCCTCGCCCAGGTCTCCGGCGGCTCCGCGACCACCTCGCTGGCCACGGCCACCGGCTCCGCCCTGGAGTCCTGGATCTTCAGCGCCAACGGCGACGGCTCCTACCGGATCACCAACTCCTCCACCAGCCAGCTGCTCGGCGTCAACACCACCACCACCGGCCGCGGCTGGGGCACCCAGCCGACCGTCACCGCCGCCGCACCGAGCGGTCCCAGCGTCGGACAGCAGTGGTGGGTCATCCCCGGCACCACCACCTCCGGAGCAGCCACCGGGACCTTCAAGCTGGTCAACCGCCACAGCGGCCTGGTGATCGGCCTCTCCTCCGACTCCACCCGGCTCACCGAGACCACCCCCACCCGCAGCTGGACCAACACCACCGGCAACACGGTCGGCGGGACCCGCACCGCGAGCGAGCAGACCCTCACCCTCACCCAGACCGGCCCGGCCCCCGAAGTCGTCACGGTCACCAACCCCGGCAACCGGTCCGGCAACGTCAACACGGCCGTGTCGCTGCAGCTCAGCTCCAACGACTCCGCCGGCAGGCCCCTCACCCTCTCCGCGACCGGCCTGCCCGCCGGCCTGTCGATCAGCTCCGCCGGCCTGATCACCGGCACCCCGACCACCGCCGGGTCCTCGACGGTCACGGTCACCGCCTCCTCCGGCACCGCCACCGGCACGACCTCCTTCACCTGGACCGTCAACTCGGTGCTCAGCGGCACCCACACGCTGACAACCGGAGGCAGGGCACTCGACGACCCCAACCACTCCCTGAGCCAGAACACCCAGCTCATCACCTGGAGCACCAACGGCGGCACCAACCAGAACTGGGTCCTCACCCAGCAGCCGGACGGCAGCTACCAGCTCGTCAACGGCCTCTCCAACCTCTGCATGGACGTCAGCGGCAACTCCACCTCCGCCGGCGCCCAGATCATCCAGTGGCCCTGCAACGGCGGCAACAACCAGCACTGGGTGATCACCCCGATCACCGGCGGCTACACCGTCACCTCCAAGAGCAGCGGGCTGCTGCTCACCACCGCCTCGACCTCCGACGGCGCCCTGGTCACCCAGCAGACCGACACCGGCTCCACCCTCCAGCACTGGACCATCAACTGACCCTCCACCCGCAAGGGCGGACCTGACCCCACCCGACCGACGGGGCCCTGCGGACACCCACCGCAGGGCCCCCTTCCCTTCCGGGACCTGGCCGGGCGCAGATTCCGGCCTCCCGGTCCAGCGCGCCCTGGACACGAGCCGGACAAGCGGTCACGAGGGTGACCGGCATCATCAGCTCGCCGCCGGCCTGCCGGTGGAGCACCAGCGGGAACCGGTCGTCGTCCTTTACGAACAGCGCTCCAGGCCGCGCGCGACCGCACCATCGACGCGATGCGAGGCAACGGAATTGACATCACCGCCGACTGACACACCGTCCAGGACCCGACCCGGCACGGCCACACCCCGCAGCAGGGGGCCTCCCGTCCCTGCAGAAGCGCCCCCGACCCGACCCACCGCCAGCCGCCCCGCAGCGGACCGCCCGCACGACGGCCCACACCGTCAGCACCGGCACCCCCGCGCGGCGGCTTCCCAACCCACATGCCCATCCATGGAGCCCCTGTGTTCTCTCCGTCCCGCAGAACCACGGCCGCCGCCCTGACCGCGGCCCTCCTCGGACTGGCCGTCGGCGCGGTGTCCCCCGCATCGGCGACCCCGCCCACCGCCACCTACACCGTCACCGTCGGCGCACCGGTTTCGCACTCGTACTTCGACGACTCCCCGGCCGGCGCCTACATCGACAAGGACGGCACGTTCTACTTCCAGGAATCCCACTCCTTCTACCCGGCGGGCTCAGGCCGTCCGTGGACCTTCTACACGGGCGCGAACTTCGACAACGCCGGCAGATCCAGCACGATCAGTGATGCGGTGAACCCCGCCAACCCCAACGACAAGAACAACGACACCACCTGGCGGTGCAACAACAGCCCCACCGGCCTCCAGGCCACGATCGCGCCGGTACCTCCGACAGTGTCCAGCGAGAAGAGCTACTGCGACCTGGTCGGCCTGTGGGTCGACCCGGACACCGGGGACTGGTACGGCCTGGTACACAACGAGTTCACCAACCAGCCGTTCGGCGATGGCATCCACTACGACGGCATCGACTACGCGGTCTCCACCGACCAGGGCAAGACGTGGACCATCAAGGACCACGCGATCACCTCCCCGTACAGCACCACCCGGGGCGACACCACCGCGTTCCCGAACCAGACCTATTCCTACGGCGACGGCGATCCGCGCCTGTTCGTCGACACCGCCTCCGGGTACTTCTACGTGCACTACGGCTCCCGGATCGTCGAGAAGGGCGGCAGCTGGACGACCTTCTACGAGCACGTGGCCCGCGCCCCGATCTCCGGCAAGATGGCGCCCAGCTCCTGGCAGAAGTGGTACAACGGCGCCTGGACCCAGCCCGGCGTGGGCGGCCTGGAGAGCAACGTCGTGCCCGTCAACGCCTCCAGCACCACGGGCTACACCCCGCCGGCCGGCGAGTACAACCCCGCCAACACCGGCACCTCCGCCCAGCAGATCGCGGCCGGCAAGATGCCTCCCACCTCGCCCCTGTTCGTCATGGACATCACCTACAACGCGTACCTGGGCCTGTACATCGGCGAGCCGCAGGCGGTCGACCAGAGCGGCAACGCCCCGCAGCAGTTCTACGTCACCGACGACCTCTCCACCCAGAAGTGGTACCTGGCCGGCGACACCGGCAGCTACCACACGTCGTCCTGGTACCGGTGGTTCGTCGACGGCGTCAACCGGACCAGTTCGACGATCGTCGGGAAGTCCTTCAGGTCGTACTGCTCGGGCAACTGCGCCGGCGGCAACCTCGCCGAGTACGTGAACGTCACCCTCGGCTCCTCCGCCGCCCCGGCCACACCGATCGACGTGACCAAGACCTACCGGATCGCCAACGGCGGTGGACGGATCCTCGCCCAGGCCTCCGGCAGCTCCGCCACCACCTCCCTGCCCGCCGCGACCGGCTCGGCCCTGGAGTCCTGGATCTTCGCCACCAACAGAGACGGCTCGTACAGGATCATCAACGCCTCCACCGGGCAGCTGCTCGGCGTCGACTCCACCGCCACCGCCGGCCGCGCCTGGGGCGCCCAGCCCACCGCCACCACGGCCGGCACCGGCGGCCCCACCACCGGCCAGCAGTGGTTCGTCCTCCCCTCCGCCGGCACCTACCACCTGGTCAACCGATACAGCGGCCTGGACCTGGCCATGTCCGCGACCACCGGCCGCCTGAGCGAGACCACCCCCACCCGCACCTGGACCAACACCACGGGCAACCCGGTGGGCGGAAGCCGGACCGCAAATGAGCAGACCCTGAGCCTGACCGCGACCGGACCGGCACCCGAGATCGTCTCCGTCACCAATCCCGGCAACCAGTCCACGAACGTCAACACGGCGGTCTCGCTGCAGATCAGCGGCAACGACTCGAACGGCAAAACGCTGACCTACTCGGCGACAGGCCTGCCGGCCGGCCTGTCGATCAGCTCCTCCGGCCTGATCTCGGGCACACCCACCACCACCGGCACCACCACCGTCACGGTCACCGCCTCCTCGGGCACCGCCAGCAACTCGACCCCCTTCACCTGGACCGTCGGACCGGGCGGCCTCAGCGGCAGCCACACCCTGATCGCCTCGGGCAAGGCCCTCGACGACCCCAACCACTCCACCGCCCAGGGCACCCAGCTCATCACCTGGTCCCCCAGCGGCGGAGCCAACCAGAACTGGATCTTCACCAGGCAGACCGACGGCAGCTACCGCATCGCCAACGGCGAGTCCAACCTCTGCATGGACGTCAGCGGCGGCTCCACCTCCCCCGGAGCCCAGATAATCCAGTGGGCCTGCACCAACGGCGCGAACCAGCGATGGCTGGTCAATGCGATCCCCGGCGGCGGATACACCGTCACCTCGCAGAACAGCGGCCTGCTCCTGACCACCGCCTCCACCACGAACGGCGCCCTGGCCACCCAACAGCCCGACACCGGCTCCGCCCTCCAGCACTGGACCATCAGCTGACCGTCCACCGCGAGGCGAACCCAAGCTCGTTGTCCAACATCGTTGGTTACTTGACCTGCTGATCTACGGCTCTTTCCGGGTCGGCAGGGGCGGCCGTTCTCCACGCTTCGAGATGTCGGGTCACGAAGCACGAGAGAACGGCCGCTGCCCATGAGTCTTCCCGTCGACGCGCCCGTAGGTGACGCGTCAACGAAGTTGCACGATCTTCCGGACACGCTCCCACCGATTATGGGGCTCTGTCCCGTAATCGGTGGTAGCGCTGTGTAGTGGTCACTGGAGGAGGATGCGGTGGCGGAGGAGGGGGAACCCGGCCCGGCCGTGCATCTGCCTCATGATCCGCTTGGTTCGGGTGTTGACGCCCTCGGTGCGGCCGTTGTGGTACGGGAGGGTGAGGCCGGCGTCGACGGCGGCCCGGTCGAGTTCGAGGCCGTTGCAGAAGCTGTGCAGGTGGGGCAGGTCGGTGGCGCGCACGATGGTGATCCAGTCGGTGAGCTTGGCGTCATTGCCTTCGGCCGGGGTCAGCAGCTTTGCGAACTCTCCGGTCAGACGGGCGAGTTCGTTCATCTCCGGGCAGGCTTCGGTGAGTTCCCGCAGCAGTACGGCGTCCTTGTCGCGCAGGTTCTCCGGGCGGGTGAGCAGGAGGCGGGCGAAACGCTGCGGGGTGGTGACCGGCCTGTCGCCCTCGGCGCGGCCCTGGGTGAGGTAGCGGACCAGGAGGTTCGCGCTGCCGGTGTAGCCCAGCTCCTTGATCTCGCGCAGGAGGTGGGTGACGGGCACCGCGGGGTCCTCGCTTCGGCGCCGACGCAGGTGGTCGCGGTAGGGGTCGACGAGGGTGGGCTTGTAGCGGGGTGCGCGGCGCTCTGCGGTGGGCTCCTTCATGCGGGCGTACCGTTTGACGGTGTTCAGGGCGACGTCGAGGCGGCGGGCGCATTCGAGCAGGCCGACGCCCTGGCCGAGCAGGGTGTGGACCTGCTGCCAACGCTCGCGGGTGGTCTGCTCGCGGACGCCCCCGGGACGTGCGGGGTTCACGGTGCTGGCCCAGCAGACGGCGTGGGAGCGGACCTCGGCCAGGACCTTGCCGCACAGGTTGGACCAGAGGTGCCACCTGTCGCTGACCTGCACCGCGTCGGGCAGGGCCTGGCGGATCGCCTCGCCGTAGGAGGCGGAGCCGTCGCGGCAGACGTACTCGGCTCCGGGATGCGCACGCAGCCACGCCACCAGGGTCCGGGTGGTGCGGTCGGGCAGGACGTCGATCCGCTCGCCGGTCTCGGCGTCGATGATCACGGTCGCGTAGCGGGACCGGCGCTTGAGGGCGAAGTCGTCGATACCGAGCACACGCGGGACGCGCAGCAGCGGCACCGCCCGGCACATGAGCATGCGCAGGGCGGTCGAGCGGGAGACCGCGCAGGCCAGTACACGGGAGAGGCGGGCGCCCGCCCGGCCCGCTAACTCCTTCACCACGGAAGCGAGTTGATCAGCCAGGCGACCAGTCCGCCGCTGGTAGCGCTCCACGACGCCGGGAACCTGCTCACGGAACGTCTGCCGCCGGCAGCCGAGCACCGGGCAGACCAAGCGCCGCAACCTCACCGAGACGACGACCCGCCGTCCGTCCACCGGCACGTCCGAGACCCTCCGCCCGTGGAAACCGTGCACCCGCCCTGTCGGCGTCCCGCACGCGGGACACGGCACCGGATCGTCCCGGGTCCGCGCCGACACCCGAATGACCTCGCCCTCGTCCGTCACACCCTCGACGACCAGCGCAGAGAGCCCAGAAAACACCACACGCACAAGCTCGTTGACATCACGCACACCATGCCAACGACAGTCGTCACCGTTGGTTACCACCGATTACGGGACAGAGCCGATTATGGGACAGACCCCTGGATGGGCGACAGGCAGCAGGCCATCGTCCTTGACCGGCAGCCCACCACGGTGACGTGGAAGGCCGAGCCGGCGAACTACACCGTCCCCAAGGGGCACCGGATCGGCGTGGTCCTCATGTCCACCGACGAGGAGCAGGTCGCGATCTACACCGGCACCGGAATCACCTACACGCCCCACCACACGGGGGCCGACAACGACCCCACCACCCTCACCGCCCTCACCAGGTTCAGCTCCACCACCACGTACTACGTGAGCCCCTCGGGATCGGACGACAACGCGGGCACCTCGCCCGGCTCCCCGCTGAGGACACTGCAGAAGGCCGCCGACCGCACCCTCCCGGGTGACACCGTGTCGATCATGGGCGGCACGTACAACGAAGCGGCCGAGGGCCGCAGCCTGCTGCTCATCACCCGGTCCGGAACGGCCGCGCAGCCGATCACCTACCAGGCGTACCCCGGCAGCAAGCCGGTGCTGCACCCGGTCACCAGCTGGGACGGCATCAACGTCCTCGGTGCCTCGTACATCAAGGTCACCGGGCTGGAGATCGCCGGCAACGCACCCCGGCTGACCCTGGACGCGGCCGAGCACCACGCCCTGTCCGACGACGCCCGCTACAACACCAACTGCCTGACCGTCCGCCGGGACAAGCAGGACGGGCCGATACCGCACGACGTCGAGATCGCCGGGAACGACTTCCACGGCTTCCCCGGCGGCGGCATCAGCGCGATCGACGCGGACGGCGTGACCATCCGCGACAACCGGGTGCACGACAACTCCTGGTACACCCACTACGCCACCAGCGGCATCTCCGTCCTGCGCGCGCTGGACGCGAGCCCCGGAGATCCACAGACCTACAAGATCCGCATCACCGGCAACACCGTGTACGGGAATCAGACCAAGG
The sequence above is a segment of the Kitasatospora sp. NBC_00240 genome. Coding sequences within it:
- a CDS encoding RICIN domain-containing protein, which encodes MFSPSRRTTAAALTAALLGLAVGAVSPASAAPPTGTYTVGVGSPVPYAYPNDTPSAPYVDKDGTFYFQQSNAQYEATGPRYWSFFTGTDFDTATRSSAISDFVNPANPNDKNNDTTWRCNNSPTGLEASYAPAGSRYAQKNYCDLAGVWVDPDTGDWYGLVHNEFTPQPFGDGLHYDAIDYTVSKDQGKTWDIKSHVITSPYSTTRDDNTAFPQDTFDYGDGDQRLYVDTASGYFYVYYGSRILNKGGGWVAFHEHVARAPISSKMAPGSWQKWYNGAWTQPGVGGQESNMVPVGSGSTTGYTPVSGEYDPRNTGTAAQQIAAGTMPATSPLFVMDITYNAYLGLYIGEPQAVTQDGTSPQYLYATDDLSTQKWYPIGDTGSYHTASWYRWFLDSANKTNNTIVGKSFRSYCSFECSKKADGKTSGGEYVDLTINPSSPAAAPVDPTKTYRIANGNSRLLAQVSGGSATTSLATATGSALESWIFSANGDGSYRITNSSTSQLLGVNTTTTGRGWGTQPTVTAAAPSGPSVGQQWWVIPGTTTSGAATGTFKLVNRHSGLVIGLSSDSTRLTETTPTRSWTNTTGNTVGGTRTASEQTLTLTQTGPAPEVVTVTNPGNRSGNVNTAVSLQLSSNDSAGRPLTLSATGLPAGLSISSAGLITGTPTTAGSSTVTVTASSGTATGTTSFTWTVNSVLSGTHTLTTGGRALDDPNHSLSQNTQLITWSTNGGTNQNWVLTQQPDGSYQLVNGLSNLCMDVSGNSTSAGAQIIQWPCNGGNNQHWVITPITGGYTVTSKSSGLLLTTASTSDGALVTQQTDTGSTLQHWTIN
- a CDS encoding RICIN domain-containing protein, whose amino-acid sequence is MFSPSRRTTAAALTAALLGLAVGAVSPASATPPTATYTVTVGAPVSHSYFDDSPAGAYIDKDGTFYFQESHSFYPAGSGRPWTFYTGANFDNAGRSSTISDAVNPANPNDKNNDTTWRCNNSPTGLQATIAPVPPTVSSEKSYCDLVGLWVDPDTGDWYGLVHNEFTNQPFGDGIHYDGIDYAVSTDQGKTWTIKDHAITSPYSTTRGDTTAFPNQTYSYGDGDPRLFVDTASGYFYVHYGSRIVEKGGSWTTFYEHVARAPISGKMAPSSWQKWYNGAWTQPGVGGLESNVVPVNASSTTGYTPPAGEYNPANTGTSAQQIAAGKMPPTSPLFVMDITYNAYLGLYIGEPQAVDQSGNAPQQFYVTDDLSTQKWYLAGDTGSYHTSSWYRWFVDGVNRTSSTIVGKSFRSYCSGNCAGGNLAEYVNVTLGSSAAPATPIDVTKTYRIANGGGRILAQASGSSATTSLPAATGSALESWIFATNRDGSYRIINASTGQLLGVDSTATAGRAWGAQPTATTAGTGGPTTGQQWFVLPSAGTYHLVNRYSGLDLAMSATTGRLSETTPTRTWTNTTGNPVGGSRTANEQTLSLTATGPAPEIVSVTNPGNQSTNVNTAVSLQISGNDSNGKTLTYSATGLPAGLSISSSGLISGTPTTTGTTTVTVTASSGTASNSTPFTWTVGPGGLSGSHTLIASGKALDDPNHSTAQGTQLITWSPSGGANQNWIFTRQTDGSYRIANGESNLCMDVSGGSTSPGAQIIQWACTNGANQRWLVNAIPGGGYTVTSQNSGLLLTTASTTNGALATQQPDTGSALQHWTIS
- a CDS encoding ISL3 family transposase — encoded protein: MFSGLSALVVEGVTDEGEVIRVSARTRDDPVPCPACGTPTGRVHGFHGRRVSDVPVDGRRVVVSVRLRRLVCPVLGCRRQTFREQVPGVVERYQRRTGRLADQLASVVKELAGRAGARLSRVLACAVSRSTALRMLMCRAVPLLRVPRVLGIDDFALKRRSRYATVIIDAETGERIDVLPDRTTRTLVAWLRAHPGAEYVCRDGSASYGEAIRQALPDAVQVSDRWHLWSNLCGKVLAEVRSHAVCWASTVNPARPGGVREQTTRERWQQVHTLLGQGVGLLECARRLDVALNTVKRYARMKEPTAERRAPRYKPTLVDPYRDHLRRRRSEDPAVPVTHLLREIKELGYTGSANLLVRYLTQGRAEGDRPVTTPQRFARLLLTRPENLRDKDAVLLRELTEACPEMNELARLTGEFAKLLTPAEGNDAKLTDWITIVRATDLPHLHSFCNGLELDRAAVDAGLTLPYHNGRTEGVNTRTKRIMRQMHGRAGFPLLRHRILLQ
- a CDS encoding right-handed parallel beta-helix repeat-containing protein, encoding MPTTVVTVGYHRLRDRADYGTDPWMGDRQQAIVLDRQPTTVTWKAEPANYTVPKGHRIGVVLMSTDEEQVAIYTGTGITYTPHHTGADNDPTTLTALTRFSSTTTYYVSPSGSDDNAGTSPGSPLRTLQKAADRTLPGDTVSIMGGTYNEAAEGRSLLLITRSGTAAQPITYQAYPGSKPVLHPVTSWDGINVLGASYIKVTGLEIAGNAPRLTLDAAEHHALSDDARYNTNCLTVRRDKQDGPIPHDVEIAGNDFHGFPGGGISAIDADGVTIRDNRVHDNSWYTHYATSGISVLRALDASPGDPQTYKIRITGNTVYGNQTKVKWSQCDCYSDGNGIIIDTNKEKPAGTGDDYRGRTLVADNVVFDNGGSGIHAFKSQHVDIVNNTAYQNSASPHLKYANVFGAHSRDVRILNNIAAARPGLPVNSNSQNQDVTYDYNLYFDGTAPQTTGPHDLVADPKFLNPTTDPAAADFRLRPGSPALGTGTPFAAVPRDITGATRTPGQAYDRGAYASTAGTTAETPSGSASGPAPRPAASTTTTPAGTNRDAGAVPGISSSPTPNAEGLAQTGFTPAPVIGAAATLAGGIAVLVVFRRRRPAGSHGRTRR